From the genome of Spinacia oleracea cultivar Varoflay chromosome 2, BTI_SOV_V1, whole genome shotgun sequence, one region includes:
- the LOC110803753 gene encoding uncharacterized protein, protein MKTTGSGPKDKGKGIMPTNRQGGSQIRNEQLGYIDLAIWMGGRFVFNKGETDYVGGKLYTRLTVWLHELTVFSLRELVMKGMSGTIGRIIENFSVWFRLHGMNLTKGRKIIHTHDDIGRLLETKDGSNRVILYIIEESKPAFIGPSVTYQTANFKPPRPLKQATQSNPSGPQRTLTQPITTKPAGPSTVTLKQVKMEPLQSKFSLVRRSPRLGFDPDVIYMGKGTGPSENPSTVKEPNKTQLKKPIASATVKASVPKPIPSNISSVDPHTPSTEPTEIPPHTTTTPTKPSKTPLPANPPLLSPDLKTSTPRRKSVAQKGKKVKGKAGKVGKKKGKGKKKDPGDCLFENDEFGDWSESDSDFSDLDVEFEPGEEDRKQLEEDELFCEPLSTVLRGNKRVDKVAAPEVEEQVDLAPEVEEQVDLEHEVDYDSEELRSLCGSDDEVDPYPTFNPESDFKKKIVLSLGLKFPSVHAVRKAIRYHSIENHYDYYLLHNGRKRVSVYCRYRCSCPWDKKHAKLVKCVCDDPHKCRFKIHVKKLRMEETFQIKSLRLKHTCGVVHSSSKITSEWLAEKYLEEWRSEPYWRLVKFRERVYKETGLHIGYYKSWFARARAKLILYGDAADEYAAVYDYGYAILQYNPGSSAYVQCQIRDNPTPFFQRLYVCFEALKVGFKNGCRPLIGVDGCHLKGAHPGMILVAVSKDGNNNIFPVAWAVVEVENADSWTWFLDLLMKDIGHHDGEGLTLMSDRQKGLLDAISVVSSKAEVRFCARHIWANFKNKFSGTAYKDLFWAAARSTTKHWHDSYMAEIKELNEDAYNYLSDIPPVHWCRHAFGSNSRSNMLLNNLCETFNAVIREARDKPIITCLDWIRRYVMRRNAEKWEGIQKYEGRFMPFVEKVLAWVYEASLNCIVCPSRLDEWEVETAFDRHVVDLKELTCTCFRWELTGIPCPHAYACIVKKRWRPEDFVHECYSKAKYLATYSPHIKPMPGMKQWKKTDLPRPLPPLLRKMPGRPKSHKRKKEAGEDAEERFVKRGKKPNNCSNCKQPGHNKRKCNNPPGVIQPKEPGRDPSKNPWVVADRNKRAARVLRRYNAESVTQPQQQNSSAATMQQTFNAPPQSSQTGSYQPPPLSQTSSQQPGQTASQHPGPSSQTSTHQPQTSLPPKLRPKLQTTKKPVWHI, encoded by the exons ATGAAAACGACAGGAAGTGGTCCAAAGGATAAGGGAAAGGGGATAATGCCAACGAACCGACAAGGTGGATCCCAAATCAG GAATGAGCAGTTGGGTTACATTGATCTTGCAATATGGATGGGGGGAAGGTTTGTTTTCAATAAGGGGGAAACTGATTATGTTGGTGGGAAGTTGTATACTAGATTGACAGTGTGGTTGCATGAGTTAACTGTTTTTAGTTTGAGGGAGCTTGTAATGAAAGGGATGAGTGGAACTATAGGGAGGATTATTGAGAATTTCAGTGTATGGTTTAGGCTACATGGGATGAATTTGACTAAGGGTAGGAAGATTATACACACTCATGATGATATAGGGAGGTTATTGGAGACAAAAGATGGGTCTAACAGGGTGATTTTGTACATTATTGAGGAATCCAAACCAGCTTTTATTGGCCCATCTGTTACCTACCAAACTGCCAACTTTAAACCACCAAGACCACTGAAACAAGCTACACAAAGCAATCCTTCTGGGCCACAAAGAACACTGACCCAGCCCATTACAACCAAACCTGCTGGCCCATCAACAGTGACCCTAAAACAAGTGAAAATGGAACCACTTCAGTCAAAGTTTTCCCTAGTTAGGAGAAGCCCAAGGCTTGGTTTTGATCCTGATGTGATTTACATGGGAAAGGGTACAGGGCCAAGTGAGAATCCATCCACTGTAAAAGAACCCAACAAAACCCAATTAAAAAAGCCAATTGCTTCAGCCACTGTCAAAGCAAGTGTTCCTAAACCTATTCCCTCAAATATATCTTCAGTTGATCCTCACACTCCAAGTACAGAACCAACAGAAATCCCTCCTCATACCACCACCACTCCCACAAAACCTTCAAAAACACCTCTGCCTGCAAACCCACCTCTTCTTAGTCCAGATTTGAAGACCTCTACCCCTAGGAGAAAGAGTGTAGCACAGAAGGGGAAAAAGGTCAAAGGAAAAGCAGGAAAAGTAGGGAAGAAAAAGgggaaaggaaagaaaaaggatCCTGGGGACTGTTTATTTGAAAATGATGAGTTTGGTGATTGGTCTGAAAGTGATTCAGACTTTTCAGATTTAGATGTGGAGTTTGAACCAGGGGAAGAGGACAGAAAACAACTAGAGGAGGATGAGTTGTTCTGTGAGCCATTGTCTACTGTGTTGAGGGGAAATAAGAGGGTAGATAAGGTTGCAGCACCTGAGGTGGAAGAACAAGTGGATCTAGCACCTGAGGTGGAAGAACAAGTGGATCTAGAACATGAGGTGGATTATGATTCAGAGGAGCTTAGAAGTCTTTGTGGTTCAGATGATGAAGTAGATCCATACCCTACCTTTAATCCAGAGTCAGACTTCAAGAAAAAGATTGTGCTCAGTTTGGGTTTAAAGTTCCCGAGTGTTCATGCTGTTAGGAAAGCGATAAGGTATCATTCGATCGAGAACCACTACGATTACTACCTTCTTCATAATGGAAGGAAGAGGGTGAGTGTGTATTGTAGGTATAGATGTAGTTGTCCATGGGATAAAAAGCATGCAAAGCTTGTAAAGTGTGTGTGTGATGATCCACATAAGTGTAGGTTTAAGATTCATGTGAAGAAACTAAGGATGGAAGAAACGTTTCAGATCAAGTCTTTAAGGTTAAAGCATACTTGTGGTGTGGTTCattcaagttctaaaatcaCATCGGAGTGGTTAGCTGAGAAGTATTTGGAGGAGTGGAGGTCAGAACCATATTGGAGGCTTGTTAAGTTTAGGGAAAGGGTTTACAAGGAAACGGGGCTACATATTGGATACTACAAGTCATGGTTTGCTAGGGCTAGAGCCAAATTGATTCTGTATGGGGATGCTGCAGATGAGTATGCTGCTGTGTATGACTATGGGTATGCAATTCTTCAATACAATCCTGGTTCTTCAGCCTATGTACAATGCCAGATTAGAGACAACCCCACTCCGTTCTTTCAAAGATTGTACGTCTGTTTTGAGGCTCTCAAAGTGGGTTTTAAGAATGGATGTAGGCCCCTGATTGGAGTAGATGGTTGTCACCTTAAAGGGGCTCATCCAGGAATGATCTTAGTGGCTGTGAGCAAAGATGGAAATAACAATATTTTTCCCGTAGCTTGGGCAGTGGTGGAAGTTGAGAATGCTGACAGTTGGACATGGTTTCTTGATTTGCTGATGAAGGACATAGGACACCATGACGGAGAAGGATTGACTCTTATGTCTGATAGGCAAAAG GGACTATTGGATGCTATATCTGTTGTGAGTTCAAAAGCCGAGGTCAGATTTTGTGCTAGACACATATGGGCTAACTTCAAGAATAAATTCAGTGGCACAGCCTATAAGGACCTGTTTTGGGCAGCAGCAAGATCAACAACTAAG CATTGGCATGATTCTTACATGGCTGAAATCAAAGAGCTAAACGAGGATGCATATAACTACTTGAGTGACATACCTCCTGTTCATTGGTGTAGACATGCATTTGGATCGAATTCTAGGTCTAACATGTTGCTCAACAACCTTTGTGAGACATTTAATGCTGTGATAAGGGAAGCTAGGGATAAACCAATAATAACCTGCCTAGATTGGATTAGGAGGTACGTAATGAGAAGGAATGCTGAGAAGTGGGAGGGTATTCAAAAGTATGAGGGGAGGTTTATGCCATTTGTTGAGAAGGTTTTAGCTTGGGTTTATGAAGCATCTTTGAATTGTATAGTCTGTCCTTCTAGATTAGATGAGTGGGAGGTGGAAACTGCTTTTGATAGGCATGTGGTAGATTTGAAGGAGTTGACATGCACATGCTTTAGGTGGGAGTTAACGGGAATACCATGTCCACATGCTTATGCATGTATTGTGAAGAAGAGGTGGAGGCCTGAAGATTTTGTTCATGAGTGTTACTCAAAGGCCAAATACTTAGCAACTTACTCGCCTCATATCAAGCCAATGCCCGGGATGAAGCAGTGGAAGAAAACAGATTTGCCTCGACCTTTGCCTCCACTGTTAAGGAAAATGCCAGGAAGGCCTAAGTCACataagagaaagaaagaagcaGGTGAGGATGCTGAGGAGAGGTTTGTGAAGCGAGGGAAAAAGCCGAATAACTGCTCAAACTGTAAACAACCAGGCCACAACAAGAGAAAGTGCAATAATCCACCTGGTGTTATTCAGCCCAAGGAACCAGGGAGGGATCCCTCCAAGAACCCATGGGTTGTTGCTGACAGAAACAAGAGGGCTGCAAGAGTTTTAAGG AGGTATAATGCTGAATCAGTCACTCAACCACAGCAACAAAACTCAAGTGCAGCTACCATGCAACAGACATTTAATGCTCCACCTCAATCCAGTCAGACAGGGAGTTATCAACCTCCTCCACTCAGTCAGACCTCAAGTCAGCAACCAGGTCAGACAGCAAGTCAGCATCCAGGTCCATCCAGCCAAACATCAACTCATCAGCCTCAAACATCACTCCCTCCAAAACTCAGACCCAAATTGCAGACAACAAAGAAACCAGTGTGGCATATTTAA
- the LOC110778359 gene encoding 1-aminocyclopropane-1-carboxylate synthase 7 isoform X1: MAIIELEQPSVVELSSIAVSDTHGEDSPYFAGWKAYDEDPYEETSNPTGVIQMGLAENQVSFDILEEYLEQHSEASNWGKTTKSAGFRENALFQDYHGLPSFRKAMASFMEQIRGGKAKFDYNRIVLTAGATAANELLTFIIANPGDALLVPTPYYPGFDRDLRWRTGVNIVPIHCDSSNNFQVTPEALEDAYRRAEAMKMRVRGVLITNPSNPLGVTIERKVLEQILDFVSRKNIHLVSDEIYSGSVFSPDDFTSIAEVLESRNFRDSERVHIVYSLSKDLGLPGFRVGTLYSYNDKVVTTARRMSSFTLVSSQTQHLLASMLSDVKFTANYIKTNRERLRRRYDMIIYGLRKAGIECSKGNAGLFCWMNLSPFLKSPTRECELALWNSIVNEVKLNISPGSSCHCSEPGWFRVCFANMSEHTLDIALKRLNTFMEERNFKE; encoded by the exons ATGGCTATTATTGAGCTTGAGCAGCCATCTGTTGTTGAGCTATCAAGTATTGCAGTTTCTGATACTCATGGAGAAGATTCTCCGTATTTCGCAGGCTGGAAAGCGTATGATGAAGACCCTTATGAAGAAACATCGAATCCTACTGGTGTTATACAGATGGGACTTGCTGAGAATCAA GTTTCTTTTGATATCCTTGAAGAGTACTTGGAACAGCACTCAGAAGCAAGTAACTGGGGGAAAACAACAAAAAGTGCTGGATTTCGGGAAAACGCTTTGTTTCAAGACTACCACGGTCTTCCGTCTTTCCGGAAGGCAATGGCTAGTTTCATGGAACAAATACGAGGCGGGAAAGCCAAGTTTGATTACAACAGAATTGTCCTCACTGCAGGAGCTACTGCGGCCAACGAGCTTTTAACCTTCATTATCGCCAATCCCGGAGATGCGTTATTGGTCCCAACCCCTTACTACCCAGG ATTTGATAGAGACTTGAGGTGGAGGACTGGTGTCAACATTGTACCGATTCACTGCGACAGTTCGAACAACTTTCAGGTGACTCCTGAAGCATTAGAAGATGCTTACAGAAGAGCAGAAGCCATGAAAATGAGAGTAAGAGGAGTTCTGATCACGAACCCATCGAATCCACTAGGTGTTACTATTGAACGAAAAGTCCTTGAACAAATTTTAGACTTCGTTTCACGTAAAAACATACATCTCGTATCCGACGAGATCTACTCAGGTTCGGTTTTCTCTCCAGATGACTTCACCAGCATTGCTGAAGTTCTTGAATCCCGAAACTTCAGAGACTCTGAACGAGTTCATATTGTTTACAGTCTTTCCAAAGATCTTGGACTACCCGGTTTCAGAGTCGGGACATTGTATTCTTACAACGATAAGGTTGTCACAACGGCCCGAAGAATGTCTAGTTTCACCTTGGTTTCTTCTCAAACTCAGCATCTGTTAGCTTCCATGTTGTCAGACGTAAAGTTCACCGCGAATTACATCAAAACAAACCGGGAAAGGCTGAGAAGGCGGTATGACATGATCATTTACGGGTTAAGGAAAGCCGGGATTGAGTGTTCGAAAGGTAATGCAGGGTTGTTTTGTTGGATGAACTTGAGCCCGTTTCTCAAAAGCCCGACCCGGGAATGTGAGTTAGCTCTATGGAACTCCATTGTTAATGAGGTGAAGCTTAACATTTCTCCTGGTTCATCATGTCATTGTTCTGAACCTGGTTGGTTCAGAGTTTGTTTTGCTAATATGAGTGAACATACACTAGATATTGCATTGAAGAGGTTAAACACTTTCATGGAAGAAAGGAATTTTAAGGAATAA
- the LOC110778359 gene encoding 1-aminocyclopropane-1-carboxylate synthase 7 isoform X2 — protein MGLAENQVSFDILEEYLEQHSEASNWGKTTKSAGFRENALFQDYHGLPSFRKAMASFMEQIRGGKAKFDYNRIVLTAGATAANELLTFIIANPGDALLVPTPYYPGFDRDLRWRTGVNIVPIHCDSSNNFQVTPEALEDAYRRAEAMKMRVRGVLITNPSNPLGVTIERKVLEQILDFVSRKNIHLVSDEIYSGSVFSPDDFTSIAEVLESRNFRDSERVHIVYSLSKDLGLPGFRVGTLYSYNDKVVTTARRMSSFTLVSSQTQHLLASMLSDVKFTANYIKTNRERLRRRYDMIIYGLRKAGIECSKGNAGLFCWMNLSPFLKSPTRECELALWNSIVNEVKLNISPGSSCHCSEPGWFRVCFANMSEHTLDIALKRLNTFMEERNFKE, from the exons ATGGGACTTGCTGAGAATCAA GTTTCTTTTGATATCCTTGAAGAGTACTTGGAACAGCACTCAGAAGCAAGTAACTGGGGGAAAACAACAAAAAGTGCTGGATTTCGGGAAAACGCTTTGTTTCAAGACTACCACGGTCTTCCGTCTTTCCGGAAGGCAATGGCTAGTTTCATGGAACAAATACGAGGCGGGAAAGCCAAGTTTGATTACAACAGAATTGTCCTCACTGCAGGAGCTACTGCGGCCAACGAGCTTTTAACCTTCATTATCGCCAATCCCGGAGATGCGTTATTGGTCCCAACCCCTTACTACCCAGG ATTTGATAGAGACTTGAGGTGGAGGACTGGTGTCAACATTGTACCGATTCACTGCGACAGTTCGAACAACTTTCAGGTGACTCCTGAAGCATTAGAAGATGCTTACAGAAGAGCAGAAGCCATGAAAATGAGAGTAAGAGGAGTTCTGATCACGAACCCATCGAATCCACTAGGTGTTACTATTGAACGAAAAGTCCTTGAACAAATTTTAGACTTCGTTTCACGTAAAAACATACATCTCGTATCCGACGAGATCTACTCAGGTTCGGTTTTCTCTCCAGATGACTTCACCAGCATTGCTGAAGTTCTTGAATCCCGAAACTTCAGAGACTCTGAACGAGTTCATATTGTTTACAGTCTTTCCAAAGATCTTGGACTACCCGGTTTCAGAGTCGGGACATTGTATTCTTACAACGATAAGGTTGTCACAACGGCCCGAAGAATGTCTAGTTTCACCTTGGTTTCTTCTCAAACTCAGCATCTGTTAGCTTCCATGTTGTCAGACGTAAAGTTCACCGCGAATTACATCAAAACAAACCGGGAAAGGCTGAGAAGGCGGTATGACATGATCATTTACGGGTTAAGGAAAGCCGGGATTGAGTGTTCGAAAGGTAATGCAGGGTTGTTTTGTTGGATGAACTTGAGCCCGTTTCTCAAAAGCCCGACCCGGGAATGTGAGTTAGCTCTATGGAACTCCATTGTTAATGAGGTGAAGCTTAACATTTCTCCTGGTTCATCATGTCATTGTTCTGAACCTGGTTGGTTCAGAGTTTGTTTTGCTAATATGAGTGAACATACACTAGATATTGCATTGAAGAGGTTAAACACTTTCATGGAAGAAAGGAATTTTAAGGAATAA